The genomic DNA AGGCCGACGTGACGGCAAAAGTGCAGGCCGTCACCGGGCCCGATTGCATCTTTGCCACCAATACCTCGACCCTGCCGATTACGGAGCTGGCGCAGGCGAGCAATGATCCGGAAAGGTTCATCGGTATCCACTTCTTTTCCCCCGTCGACAAGATGAACCTGGTCGAGATCATCCGGGGCAAGCAAACCGGCGACGTGGCCGTGGCCAAGGCGCTGGATTTCGTGCGGCAGATCCGCAAGACGCCGATCGTGGTGAACGATGCGCGGTTTTTTTACGCGAACCGCTGCATCATCCCCTACATCAACGAAGGCATCCGCATGGTGAAGGAGGGGGTCGCCCCCGCCCTGATCGAGAATGCGGCCAAGCTGGTCGGCATGCCGCTGGGACCGCTACAGCTGGTGGACGAGACCAGCATCGACCTGGGCGTGAAGATCGCCAAGGCGACGAAGGCCGCGATGGGCGATGCCTATCCGGACGGTGAAGTGGACGAGGTGCTGTTCTGGATGGCCGACAAGGGCCGGATGGGCCGCAAGTCGAAGTCGGGCTTTTATGCCTACGACGACGCGGGCAAGCGGCAGGGGCTGTGGACAGAGCTGGGCGACAAGTACCCGGTCGCGGACGCGCAGCCTGACCTTGTGACGGTGCAGCATCGCCTGTTGTTCGCGCAGGTGCTGGAAGCGGTGCGCGCGCTAGAGGACGGTGTGCTGACCGATATCCGCGAGGGCGACGTGGGTGCGATCCTTGGCTGGGGCTTTGCGCCGTGGTCCGGCGGGCCGTTCAGCTGGCTTGACATCATCGGCAGCCCCTATGCGGCAGAGCGGTGCGACCAGTTGGCGGAACGGTTCGGCGACCGCTTTGCCTGCCCCGACCTGCTGCGCGAGATGGCAGACAAGGGGCAGTCATTCTATGGGCGATTCGGGCCTGCCGCTGAACGCGCGGCCTGAGGGATTGCGCCGCCTGCGGGCGGCGCGACGACAGGGGGGGCTTTGCCCCCCTCTTGGCCTGACGGCCAATTCACCCCCCAAAGTATTTTTGACCAGAAGAAGCCGGGACCGTGGCGGTCGCCGTATTGTGGCGATCAGGCCGCCGGGTCCGGATCGAACGTATAGCGTGAGCGGGCGATGTCGGCAGCGCAGGCCCTGGCGATCAAGGCCGCATCGGCGTCCGTGTAATAGGGGCGCCAGTCGCGGTTGCGTTGACTGGCGTTGGCCTGCGGCAACACAAAGCGAAAGCCGAGGTGGGCGAAAACGGGGGTCAAGTCCGTCGACGCCCGTTCGAGGCGGATGAAGTCGGTCGCCCGGATCTGGCCGTCTGTGTCGGTGACATAGGCGGCGTAGGGGTGGGCGGTCAGGCTGGCAACGGTCTGCGGGTGGTTGATGAAGGCGCTGAAGGTCGTGTCCTTTGCGAGCGTGACGGCGGGATGGGCGAAGCCTTGCACCCGCAGCCAGTGGTAGTAGCTGACCATCCGGTCCCAAGGGTTGCGCACGAGGGTGAAGATGCGCCAGCCGGTCATGTCGCAGACCCCCTCCACATCGCGCAGGCGGCTGTGTTTCCACAGCCGGCCCGGCGCCTGCAGCGTCGCGAGCCGCGCGCGGCGGCGCTGCGCCTTGGGCGTGTCGCCGATCAGGATGTCGTCTTTCATCGCCCGCG from Loktanella sp. M215 includes the following:
- a CDS encoding sulfotransferase family 2 domain-containing protein; the encoded protein is MILSPGRRYAFVHIPKTGGTAMALALEARAMKDDILIGDTPKAQRRRARLATLQAPGRLWKHSRLRDVEGVCDMTGWRIFTLVRNPWDRMVSYYHWLRVQGFAHPAVTLAKDTTFSAFINHPQTVASLTAHPYAAYVTDTDGQIRATDFIRLERASTDLTPVFAHLGFRFVLPQANASQRNRDWRPYYTDADAALIARACAADIARSRYTFDPDPAA